Part of the Deltaproteobacteria bacterium genome is shown below.
TGAAGACTAGCCAAGTTAAAAACACCACTGATATAATAAAAGATATGAAGTATCTTGATCCAAAACTTGATATTGTTTTCAAGTTATTGATGCAACAAGAAAAATCATTGCTGCAATCAATGATCGAGACAATAGTAAAGCTGCCCGCACCAATCGAATCATTAGAAGTATTAAACCCTGAAATTCCTAAAGCAATCGGTATAGACAAGGGCGTGATTCTTGATGTTCGGGTGAGTTTAGCTAATCGAGCCCGCTTTGACGTTGAGATGCAAAGCCAACTGCCTGACGGTATAAATTCTAGATTTTTATATTATTGGGCCAAAGAATATTGCAGTGAGCTAAGCCGTGGTGATGATTATGTTGATTTATTG
Proteins encoded:
- a CDS encoding Rpn family recombination-promoting nuclease/putative transposase, producing the protein MKTSQVKNTTDIIKDMKYLDPKLDIVFKLLMQQEKSLLQSMIETIVKLPAPIESLEVLNPEIPKAIGIDKGVILDVRVSLANRARFDVEMQSQLPDGINSRFLYYWAKEYCSELSRGDDYVDLL